In the Pseudolabrys taiwanensis genome, one interval contains:
- the fliI gene encoding flagellar protein export ATPase FliI: MNALERLESTLASLRKDVPMVRVGGVVSEVAATHYRVSGLSRHVRLGEMVGLEIDNRMQLGEVVRIDGNGVTAKPFDSRIAAGLGLVAYRMPPLAISPHPSWKGRVVNALGEPLDDSGPLHPGERVMSTDADPPAAVSRTRVRAPLRTGVRVVDLFTPLCRGQRIGVFAGSGVGKTTLLSMLARSAGFDTVVTALVGERGREVREFLEEALTHHRSRAITVVSTGDESPMMRRLAPKTAMTIAEYFRDRGESVLLIVDSITRFAHAAREIALAAGEPAVARGYAPSVFTDLPRLLERAGPGAEGQGSVTGIFSVLVDGDDHNEPVADTVRGTLDGHIVLDRDLADQGRYPAVNVLTSVSRLAQHVWSAEEHNLLRRLRAMIARFEDTRDLRLMGGYQPGRDNELDQAVQLVPKIYDAMRQTAADPMCTEPFHDLLNVIKSTVG, encoded by the coding sequence ATGAACGCGCTGGAGCGCCTGGAGTCCACGCTCGCGTCCCTCCGCAAGGACGTGCCGATGGTGCGCGTCGGCGGTGTCGTCTCCGAGGTGGCCGCGACCCACTACCGTGTCTCCGGCCTCTCGCGTCATGTGCGGCTGGGCGAGATGGTCGGGCTCGAGATCGACAACCGCATGCAATTGGGCGAAGTCGTGCGGATCGACGGCAACGGCGTTACGGCCAAGCCGTTCGACTCGCGCATCGCGGCCGGCCTCGGCCTCGTGGCCTATCGCATGCCACCGCTGGCGATTTCGCCGCATCCGAGCTGGAAAGGCCGGGTGGTGAATGCGCTTGGCGAACCGCTCGATGATTCCGGCCCGTTGCATCCCGGAGAGCGCGTCATGTCGACCGACGCCGACCCGCCAGCCGCGGTGAGCCGCACGCGCGTGCGCGCGCCTCTGCGGACAGGCGTTCGCGTGGTCGACCTTTTCACACCGCTATGCCGCGGTCAGCGGATCGGCGTTTTCGCCGGATCCGGCGTCGGCAAGACGACCTTGCTGTCCATGCTCGCGCGGAGCGCGGGCTTTGACACGGTCGTCACGGCATTGGTCGGCGAGCGCGGCCGCGAAGTGCGCGAATTTCTGGAAGAAGCGCTGACGCATCATCGTTCGCGCGCGATTACCGTCGTGTCGACGGGCGATGAAAGTCCGATGATGCGGCGCCTCGCGCCGAAGACCGCCATGACCATCGCCGAATATTTTCGTGATCGAGGCGAGTCGGTGCTGTTGATCGTCGATTCGATCACGCGGTTTGCTCACGCCGCGCGCGAGATCGCGCTTGCGGCCGGGGAGCCGGCCGTTGCCCGCGGCTACGCGCCGAGTGTTTTCACCGATCTGCCCCGCCTTCTGGAGCGCGCCGGCCCCGGTGCCGAGGGCCAGGGATCCGTCACCGGCATCTTCTCGGTCCTGGTCGACGGCGACGACCATAACGAGCCGGTCGCGGACACGGTGCGCGGTACATTGGACGGCCATATCGTGCTCGATCGCGACTTGGCCGACCAAGGGCGCTATCCCGCCGTGAACGTGCTGACGTCCGTGTCCCGTCTTGCGCAACACGTCTGGTCGGCCGAGGAGCACAATCTTTTGCGCCGGCTGCGCGCCATGATTGCCCGCTTCGAGGATACGCGCGACTTGCGCTTGATGGGCGGCTACCAACCCGGCCGCGACAACGAACTCGATCAAGCCGTGCAGCTCGTGCCGAAGATCTATGATGCAATGCGGCAGACGGCAGCCGACCCCATGTGCACTGAGCCGTTTCACGACCTGTTGAACGTGATCAAAAGCACCGTCGGCTGA
- a CDS encoding cobalamin-independent methionine synthase II family protein, whose protein sequence is MRSSTERILTTHVGSLPRPPALHELSIALGKGEPIDPTRYAGSLRDAVVDIVKKQTDVGIDIVDDGELSKPSFITYINDRLGGFEIDTADRNQSPWVGSREVRSFPDFYRPQLANVHTRHTHFLCTGPVKYRGQQQLATDLANLKAALNGADVVDAFVPATSVSSIEDWNRNTYYRSDEEYLYALADAMHEEYRAIVDAGFLVQVDDPHLVTYYVCHPDKSMDECRKWIALRVDAINHALRGIPKDRVRFHTCYGINFGPRVHDIEVKYIIDILGRLNAGAFSFEAANPRHEHEWTVWRDAKLPDDVIMIPGMITQSNVMVEHPELIAQRLGRWVDALGRERVIAGTDCGFASFAGNDEIHESIVWAKFEALAEGARIASRQTKRAA, encoded by the coding sequence ATGCGAAGCAGCACCGAACGCATTCTCACCACCCACGTCGGCAGCCTGCCGCGCCCGCCAGCGCTGCATGAATTGAGCATCGCCTTGGGGAAAGGCGAACCGATCGATCCAACTCGATACGCCGGCAGCTTGCGCGACGCGGTTGTCGACATCGTGAAAAAACAGACGGATGTCGGCATCGACATTGTCGATGACGGCGAGCTGAGCAAGCCGAGCTTTATCACCTATATCAACGATCGCCTGGGCGGTTTCGAGATCGACACGGCCGACCGCAACCAGAGTCCGTGGGTCGGCTCGCGCGAAGTCCGGTCGTTCCCCGACTTCTACCGGCCTCAGCTTGCCAATGTGCACACGCGGCACACACATTTCCTCTGCACCGGCCCGGTCAAATATCGCGGCCAGCAACAGCTGGCGACCGACCTCGCGAACCTGAAAGCGGCGTTGAACGGCGCCGACGTGGTCGACGCCTTCGTTCCCGCGACCTCGGTGTCGAGCATCGAGGACTGGAACCGCAACACTTACTATAGGTCCGACGAGGAATACCTCTATGCCCTCGCCGACGCCATGCACGAGGAATATCGCGCGATCGTCGACGCCGGCTTCCTCGTCCAGGTCGACGACCCGCATCTCGTGACCTACTACGTCTGCCATCCCGACAAGAGCATGGACGAGTGCCGCAAGTGGATCGCGCTGCGCGTCGACGCGATCAACCACGCGCTACGCGGCATTCCGAAGGACCGCGTGCGCTTTCACACCTGCTACGGCATCAATTTTGGCCCGCGTGTGCACGATATCGAGGTCAAATACATCATCGACATCCTCGGCCGCCTCAATGCCGGCGCTTTCTCGTTCGAGGCGGCCAATCCGCGACATGAGCACGAATGGACGGTCTGGCGCGACGCCAAGCTGCCCGACGACGTCATCATGATCCCAGGGATGATCACCCAATCCAACGTGATGGTGGAGCATCCCGAATTGATCGCGCAAAGGCTTGGGCGCTGGGTCGATGCCTTAGGCCGCGAACGGGTGATCGCCGGGACCGATTGCGGCTTCGCGAGCTTCGCCGGCAATGACGAAATCCACGAAAGCATCGTCTGGGCGAAGTTCGAGGCCTTGGCCGAAGGCGCGCGCATCGCCTCACGGCAGACAAAACGCGCCGCTTGA
- a CDS encoding cobalamin-independent methionine synthase II family protein, giving the protein MPASRIQTTTVGSYPVPDWLVALPSEQALIDATRTVIHTQEMAGIDLVCDGELYRFDVNHPETNGMIEFFVRPMSGVRREIGLAEWLAFKQSKPHHFRSRPPAVVVGPVGPGALDLPTACARAKALATKPLKFTLTGPHMLAKMLLDSHYKHVSELALAIADVLAEQVKHIDAAVIQVDEANLPGAPDEWKWAAEAMNRVLRAIPTTPAVHLCFGNYGGQTIQKGGWGNLLDYLNALHVDHIVMENAHRPVEELEVFKGLRPEIGFGLGVVDIKQTVVESADEIARAIERADKVLGPGRIKYIHPDCGFWMLKRGIADGKIRALARGRDLYEGRH; this is encoded by the coding sequence ATGCCGGCATCGCGCATCCAGACGACCACGGTGGGCTCTTATCCGGTGCCCGACTGGCTCGTGGCGCTTCCGTCCGAGCAGGCGCTGATCGACGCCACGCGTACGGTCATCCACACGCAGGAAATGGCCGGCATCGACCTCGTCTGCGACGGCGAACTGTATCGCTTCGACGTCAACCATCCCGAGACGAACGGCATGATCGAGTTTTTCGTGCGCCCGATGTCGGGCGTGCGGCGCGAGATCGGTCTCGCCGAATGGCTCGCCTTCAAGCAGTCGAAGCCGCATCATTTCCGTTCGCGGCCGCCGGCCGTTGTGGTCGGCCCGGTCGGCCCCGGCGCGCTCGATCTGCCCACGGCCTGCGCGCGGGCGAAGGCGCTGGCGACCAAGCCGCTCAAGTTCACCCTCACCGGCCCGCATATGCTGGCCAAGATGCTGCTCGACTCGCACTACAAGCACGTGTCGGAGCTGGCTTTGGCGATCGCCGACGTGCTGGCCGAACAGGTCAAGCATATCGATGCCGCCGTGATCCAGGTCGACGAAGCCAATCTTCCCGGCGCACCCGACGAATGGAAATGGGCCGCGGAAGCGATGAACCGCGTACTGCGCGCGATCCCGACGACGCCGGCGGTGCATCTGTGCTTCGGCAATTACGGCGGCCAGACGATTCAGAAAGGCGGCTGGGGCAACCTCCTCGACTATCTCAATGCCCTGCATGTCGATCACATCGTCATGGAGAACGCGCACCGGCCGGTCGAGGAACTCGAGGTGTTCAAGGGCCTGCGGCCGGAGATCGGCTTCGGCCTCGGCGTCGTCGACATCAAGCAGACCGTGGTCGAGTCGGCGGACGAGATCGCCCGCGCCATCGAGCGCGCGGACAAGGTGCTAGGCCCCGGCCGCATCAAATACATCCATCCGGACTGCGGCTTCTGGATGCTCAAGCGGGGCATCGCCGACGGCAAAATTCGCGCGCTGGCGCGCGGCCGCGACCTCTACGAGGGACGCCACTGA
- a CDS encoding enolase C-terminal domain-like protein produces MREIDMTGSNAPIFRLREVRLYERDVQLRMPFRFGVVTLREAPQCFVRARVEYPDGRTAWGGAAELLAPKWFDKDLSLTNEQNFDQLRVSLNLAAAAYVDDPTPRTAFGHFAAHYEQHIIAGARQGLNALTANFGPAQIDRAVLDALGRIEGCSFYDAVGSNIAGIDPALLPNQLGDLAGFDISGFLARLRPADSIAARHTVGLVDVITGHPGRVGDGLPESLEEVVDTYGHTYFKLKVGGNAAADLDRLIDIASVLDRLDRPYVASLDGNEQYNDLGALEMLWRRMTETPALRRLVASIAFIEQPITRSHALDSDVSALSAIKPVIVDESDDGLDAFVRARARGYQGVSSKCCKGLYKSILNAARCAHWNAGGGRYFMTGEDLTTQAGLAVQQDLALVNLIGLTHVERNGHHYVNGMASLPETEQAAFLAAHPDLYVHSHGAVRVKIESGRLRIGSLAGAGFATGAYPDWEKLTLLKTPQWRPS; encoded by the coding sequence ATGCGCGAGATCGACATGACGGGTTCGAACGCGCCCATCTTCCGCCTTCGCGAAGTGAGGCTTTACGAGCGCGACGTGCAATTGCGCATGCCGTTCCGCTTCGGTGTCGTCACGTTGCGCGAAGCGCCGCAGTGTTTCGTGCGCGCGCGGGTCGAATATCCCGATGGTAGAACGGCTTGGGGCGGGGCGGCGGAGTTGCTGGCGCCGAAATGGTTCGACAAGGATCTATCGCTGACCAATGAGCAGAACTTCGACCAGCTCAGAGTGTCTCTCAACCTCGCGGCCGCGGCCTATGTCGACGATCCGACACCGCGTACCGCGTTCGGCCACTTTGCAGCGCACTATGAACAGCACATTATCGCCGGCGCGCGCCAGGGATTGAATGCGCTGACCGCGAATTTTGGCCCCGCGCAGATCGATCGCGCCGTGCTCGATGCGCTGGGCCGGATCGAAGGCTGCTCGTTCTATGACGCTGTCGGCTCCAATATCGCTGGAATCGATCCTGCTTTGCTGCCGAACCAGCTCGGCGATCTCGCGGGCTTCGACATCTCGGGCTTCCTCGCGCGATTGCGTCCGGCAGACAGCATCGCGGCGCGGCACACCGTTGGCCTGGTAGATGTCATCACCGGGCATCCCGGTCGGGTCGGCGATGGCCTGCCTGAATCGCTGGAGGAGGTCGTCGACACCTACGGTCACACCTATTTCAAGCTCAAGGTCGGCGGCAATGCCGCGGCCGACCTCGACCGGCTCATCGACATCGCCAGCGTCCTCGATCGTCTCGACCGGCCTTACGTCGCCTCGCTCGACGGCAACGAGCAGTACAACGACCTCGGCGCGCTCGAGATGCTGTGGCGCAGGATGACAGAGACGCCGGCGCTGCGGCGGCTGGTCGCCAGCATTGCCTTCATCGAGCAGCCGATCACGCGGTCGCACGCGCTGGACAGCGACGTATCAGCGTTGTCTGCGATCAAGCCGGTGATCGTCGACGAATCGGACGATGGCCTCGACGCCTTCGTCCGTGCGCGGGCGCGCGGCTATCAAGGCGTGTCGAGCAAATGCTGCAAGGGCCTCTACAAATCGATCCTGAACGCGGCGCGTTGCGCGCACTGGAATGCCGGCGGCGGGCGCTATTTCATGACCGGTGAGGATCTGACCACCCAGGCCGGCCTTGCCGTGCAGCAGGATCTCGCGCTCGTCAATCTGATCGGCCTGACGCATGTCGAGCGCAACGGCCATCATTATGTGAATGGCATGGCGAGCCTGCCCGAGACGGAGCAGGCGGCGTTTCTGGCCGCGCATCCCGATCTTTACGTGCATAGCCATGGAGCCGTGCGCGTGAAGATCGAGAGCGGGCGCCTGCGGATCGGCTCGCTGGCTGGCGCCGGTTTTGCCACCGGCGCCTATCCCGATTGGGAAAAGCTTACGCTGCTCAAGACGCCTCAGTGGCGTCCCTCGTAG
- a CDS encoding mandelate racemase/muconate lactonizing enzyme family protein, whose product MGRIVSVDIARVDYPLVGQFKFFRTGVRPTVFVRLTDENGVEGWGQSVPVETWTYETVESVETTLRHYLASAVIGGDPSDIEDIHARMERAIRPSFSVGQPVCKAAIDLACYDLWGRQAGRPVSDLLGGGKRHAITLSWTINAPTLDGAAQQIEEGRALGYSSFNIKVGYPQKPAYDIDLVRMVTTAAPDGFHWCDANTSYDLDTALTMAPKFADFGLRALESPLPPNRLRDYRTLRRQHALPILMDEGIISPVETAEFIALEMFDGIAMKVARCGGLWNATRIASLLRDNNLLLFASGLTDPELSMAASAHFFNHAGLELPAALNGPQYIAERGTSDPNFRPRGDTLRVPTKPGLGIAIADDIRVKMKPAARAPAPLPA is encoded by the coding sequence ATGGGTCGTATTGTCAGCGTCGACATTGCGCGCGTCGACTATCCACTGGTCGGCCAGTTCAAGTTTTTCCGGACGGGCGTGCGTCCGACTGTCTTCGTGCGCCTCACGGACGAGAACGGCGTCGAAGGCTGGGGTCAGTCCGTCCCGGTCGAGACCTGGACCTATGAAACGGTCGAGTCGGTCGAGACGACGCTGCGCCATTATCTCGCATCGGCGGTGATCGGCGGCGATCCGAGCGATATCGAAGATATCCACGCGCGCATGGAGCGGGCGATCCGGCCGTCTTTCTCCGTCGGTCAGCCGGTGTGCAAAGCAGCAATCGATCTCGCCTGCTACGATCTGTGGGGCCGGCAAGCCGGACGTCCGGTCAGCGATCTGCTGGGCGGCGGCAAACGCCACGCCATCACCCTGAGCTGGACCATTAACGCGCCGACGCTCGATGGCGCAGCGCAACAAATCGAAGAAGGCCGCGCGCTCGGCTATTCCAGCTTCAACATCAAGGTCGGCTATCCGCAAAAGCCGGCTTACGACATAGATCTGGTGCGCATGGTTACAACGGCCGCACCCGACGGTTTCCATTGGTGCGACGCCAATACGAGCTACGATCTCGACACCGCACTGACGATGGCGCCGAAATTCGCCGATTTCGGCCTGCGGGCACTTGAATCGCCGCTGCCCCCGAACCGGCTACGCGACTACCGCACACTGCGACGTCAGCATGCCCTGCCGATCTTGATGGACGAAGGCATTATCTCGCCGGTCGAAACCGCTGAATTCATCGCCCTCGAAATGTTCGACGGCATCGCGATGAAAGTGGCGCGCTGCGGTGGCCTTTGGAACGCGACGCGCATCGCTTCGCTGCTGCGCGACAACAATCTGCTGCTGTTCGCATCCGGCCTGACGGATCCGGAATTGTCGATGGCCGCGTCGGCGCATTTCTTCAATCACGCCGGCCTCGAATTGCCGGCGGCGCTGAACGGACCGCAATACATTGCGGAGCGCGGTACCAGCGATCCCAACTTCCGGCCGCGCGGCGATACGTTGCGCGTGCCGACGAAGCCGGGGCTCGGCATCGCCATCGCCGACGATATCCGCGTCAAGATGAAGCCGGCCGCCCGCGCGCCGGCTCCTTTACCCGCATGA
- a CDS encoding ABC transporter permease produces the protein MSETAKSASATGIQSGFHLLRKLTPLAGILAFLLAWQFFVVFWQVPAYLLPTPTQIGQVFIDEFPELLRHGWVTVYEMIAGYALAVAVAIPLAIAITSSRRFNEFVMPTMLFFQIVPKVAIAPLFLVWFGVGATPKILVAFLISFFPIVIDAAVGLRSMSPEMGDLARSMGASRLQIFTQFRLPTSLPYLFSGLKVAATLAIAGTVVGEFVGADKGLGYLLLVTNSNMQTALMFATILALTIIGFVFYYIVELLESFLIPWHVTHRVQETATM, from the coding sequence GTGAGTGAGACTGCAAAATCTGCAAGCGCGACGGGCATTCAAAGCGGCTTCCATCTTCTCAGGAAGCTCACGCCTCTTGCCGGCATCCTGGCATTTCTTCTGGCATGGCAATTCTTCGTCGTGTTCTGGCAGGTGCCGGCCTATCTGCTCCCCACACCGACACAGATCGGACAGGTCTTCATCGATGAATTTCCGGAGCTGCTGCGTCACGGCTGGGTTACCGTCTATGAGATGATCGCCGGCTATGCCTTGGCCGTCGCCGTCGCCATTCCGCTCGCCATCGCCATCACATCGTCGCGGCGCTTCAACGAGTTCGTCATGCCGACGATGCTGTTCTTTCAGATTGTGCCGAAGGTCGCGATCGCACCCTTGTTCCTCGTGTGGTTCGGCGTCGGCGCGACGCCGAAGATCCTCGTGGCCTTTCTGATCTCGTTCTTTCCCATCGTGATCGATGCCGCCGTCGGTCTGCGCTCGATGTCCCCCGAGATGGGCGATCTTGCACGGTCCATGGGCGCGAGCCGCCTGCAGATATTCACCCAGTTCCGACTGCCGACCAGCCTGCCCTATCTGTTCAGCGGCTTGAAGGTGGCGGCGACGCTCGCCATCGCCGGCACGGTCGTCGGCGAGTTCGTCGGCGCCGATAAGGGCCTCGGCTATCTCTTGCTGGTGACGAACTCGAACATGCAGACGGCGCTGATGTTCGCGACGATTTTGGCGCTGACGATCATCGGCTTTGTCTTCTACTACATCGTGGAGCTGCTCGAGAGCTTCCTGATCCCATGGCACGTGACGCACCGCGTCCAGGAGACGGCGACTATGTGA
- a CDS encoding ABC transporter substrate-binding protein codes for MKRASLVLPLVAAFATLSAFATSAHAQALDKFPFRLNWTLYGEHAPFFVARDKGFYKEEGLDVEILEGSGSTTVAQLAANGTNPVAYVDAATMMRGINAGMPVKAVGVTLQQSPMAFIYRADAARPTKIDEIKGSRIAITAGDASLAIFTAFMGKLNMQVSDVKLITVANPAAKEQAVLNNQADALLGYFMDQGPRMQLQSGIKMGWTRLYDLGGVTTLSSAIIVNNDWLKDAKNQDVLRRFLRASQRGWEYTDKHREEAAEIFLKHAKAFNMEIALLEINGTMTILRTKHSEGKPLFWTAKEDWQESQDLLQKFAKMPEQPDMAKYYTNEYLSAPPYLKK; via the coding sequence ATGAAACGTGCAAGTCTCGTACTGCCGCTTGTTGCAGCTTTCGCGACGCTTTCGGCATTTGCCACGTCGGCGCACGCGCAAGCACTCGACAAGTTTCCGTTCCGTCTGAACTGGACCTTATACGGCGAGCACGCGCCCTTCTTCGTGGCCCGCGACAAGGGCTTCTATAAGGAGGAAGGGCTCGACGTCGAAATCCTGGAGGGCAGCGGCTCGACCACGGTGGCACAGCTGGCCGCGAACGGGACCAATCCGGTGGCCTATGTCGACGCCGCCACCATGATGCGCGGCATCAATGCCGGCATGCCGGTCAAGGCGGTGGGCGTGACGCTGCAGCAGAGCCCGATGGCGTTCATCTATCGCGCCGACGCGGCGCGGCCGACCAAGATCGACGAGATCAAGGGCAGCCGCATCGCCATCACCGCCGGCGACGCCAGCCTTGCGATCTTCACGGCCTTCATGGGCAAGCTCAACATGCAGGTGAGCGACGTCAAGTTGATTACGGTCGCCAACCCGGCCGCGAAGGAGCAGGCCGTGCTCAACAACCAAGCCGACGCGCTGCTCGGCTACTTCATGGACCAGGGCCCGCGCATGCAGCTGCAGTCGGGCATTAAGATGGGCTGGACGCGGCTCTACGACCTCGGCGGCGTGACCACTTTGAGCAGCGCCATCATCGTCAACAACGACTGGCTGAAGGACGCCAAGAACCAGGACGTCCTGCGGCGCTTCCTGCGCGCCTCGCAGCGGGGCTGGGAATACACCGACAAGCACCGCGAGGAAGCGGCCGAAATCTTCCTCAAGCACGCCAAGGCCTTCAACATGGAAATCGCGCTGCTGGAGATCAACGGCACGATGACCATCCTGCGCACCAAGCACTCGGAAGGAAAGCCGCTGTTCTGGACGGCGAAGGAAGATTGGCAGGAAAGCCAGGACCTGCTGCAGAAGTTCGCCAAGATGCCGGAACAGCCCGACATGGCGAAGTACTACACCAACGAGTATCTGTCGGCGCCGCCCTATCTGAAGAAGTAG
- a CDS encoding ABC transporter ATP-binding protein, with product MSEPYIRLSNVGKSYQTKNGVVEACSDINLDIRQSEFVAIVGPSGCGKTTIMKMVAGLQPYTAGSITIGGQRVDKPQTDVGIVFQEAIMLDWRDVLANVMLQIDIRKMDRKKYEPVARDLLKATGLAGFENKKPYELSGGMRQRVSICRALVHGPNMLMMDEPFGALDALTREQISMDIQHLWMETRKTALHITHSIPEAVLLADRVVVMGPRPGRIVEIIDIDLPRPRRLDRLPERFHEYSSRIRDIFKSKGVLAMD from the coding sequence ATGAGCGAGCCCTATATCCGCCTGTCGAACGTCGGCAAGTCGTACCAGACCAAGAACGGCGTCGTCGAAGCCTGCTCCGACATCAATCTCGACATCCGCCAGTCGGAGTTCGTGGCCATTGTCGGCCCCAGCGGCTGCGGCAAGACGACGATCATGAAGATGGTGGCGGGCCTGCAGCCCTACACCGCCGGGTCGATCACCATCGGCGGCCAGCGCGTCGACAAGCCCCAGACCGACGTCGGCATCGTGTTCCAGGAAGCCATCATGCTCGACTGGCGCGACGTGCTCGCCAACGTCATGCTGCAGATCGATATCCGCAAGATGGACCGGAAGAAGTACGAACCGGTCGCGCGCGACCTGCTCAAGGCGACGGGCCTCGCCGGCTTCGAGAACAAAAAGCCCTACGAGTTGTCCGGCGGCATGCGTCAGCGCGTGTCGATCTGCCGGGCGCTCGTGCATGGGCCCAACATGCTGATGATGGACGAGCCGTTCGGCGCGCTCGACGCGCTCACGCGCGAGCAGATCTCGATGGACATCCAGCATCTCTGGATGGAGACGCGCAAGACGGCGCTGCACATCACGCACAGCATCCCGGAAGCGGTGCTGCTTGCCGATCGGGTGGTGGTGATGGGGCCGCGGCCCGGCCGCATCGTCGAGATCATCGACATCGATCTGCCGCGGCCGCGCCGACTGGATCGGCTGCCCGAACGCTTTCACGAGTACTCGTCGCGCATCCGCGACATCTTCAAGTCGAAAGGCGTGCTGGCGATGGACTAG
- a CDS encoding ferredoxin--NADP reductase: protein MSAISHEEVTSVHHWTESLFTFTTTRNAGFRFQNGQFAMIGLEVDGRPLLRAYSLASANYEEQLEFFSIKVPDGPLTSRLQHVKVGDRILVNGKPTGTLVLANLTPGRNLYLMATGTGLAPFLSIIKDPETYERYDKVVLVHGCRTIAELAYDKLITQDLPGHEFLGELVAEKLVYHPTVTREPFRNHGRLTDIIITRRLFEETGLDTLDPAHDRMMICGSPAMLKDLVGIVRDMGFTEGNSNHPGQYVIEKAFVEK, encoded by the coding sequence ATGAGCGCGATCAGCCACGAAGAGGTCACCAGCGTCCATCACTGGACCGAAAGCCTGTTCACCTTCACCACCACCCGGAACGCGGGCTTCCGTTTCCAGAACGGCCAGTTCGCGATGATCGGGCTCGAGGTCGACGGACGCCCGCTGTTGCGCGCCTATAGCCTGGCGAGCGCCAATTACGAAGAGCAGCTCGAGTTCTTCTCGATCAAGGTGCCGGACGGACCGCTCACATCGCGCCTGCAACATGTGAAAGTCGGCGACCGCATCCTGGTCAACGGTAAGCCGACCGGCACGCTCGTGCTCGCCAATCTGACGCCGGGTCGCAATCTCTATCTGATGGCGACGGGCACCGGCCTCGCGCCGTTCCTGAGCATCATCAAGGATCCGGAGACCTACGAGCGCTACGACAAGGTCGTGCTGGTGCACGGCTGCCGTACCATCGCTGAGCTCGCCTACGACAAGCTGATCACGCAGGACCTGCCGGGCCATGAATTCCTCGGTGAACTGGTGGCCGAGAAGCTGGTTTACCATCCGACCGTAACACGTGAGCCGTTCCGCAACCACGGCCGACTGACCGACATCATCATCACCCGTCGGCTGTTTGAGGAAACCGGCCTCGACACGCTCGATCCGGCACACGATCGCATGATGATCTGCGGCAGCCCGGCCATGCTGAAGGACCTCGTCGGCATCGTGCGCGACATGGGCTTCACGGAAGGCAACAGCAACCATCCCGGTCAGTATGTGATCGAGAAGGCGTTCGTGGAGAAGTGA
- a CDS encoding dihydrodipicolinate synthase family protein, whose product MPVVNLPTQAGGTEAYRLKGPQAWNGHGRPAFDRIALAAAHVVANPRADVDPWLTAAIDWDATIDYRRHLWRLGLGVAEAMDTAQRGGGLDWPNALKLIQLSVEAARDIPGAAVFSGVGTDQLAPSSQVALDDVIRAYEQQIEAVEAAGGRIILMASRALVVAAKSPDDYTKVYDRILRQVREPVIIHWLGEMFDPALKGYWGHADHHAAMDVCVDIIGDNASKVDGIKLSLLDKDKEIRLRRKLPQGVRCYTGDDFNFAELIAGDAQGYSDALLGIFDVIAPAASAALAAHARGDLDQYWKIFEPTVPLSRHLFKAPTQFYKTGVVFLAYLNGHQSHFVMVGGQQSARSLMHLVEAFKLADAAGLIRDPDLAASRLNDLMRTYGIAA is encoded by the coding sequence ATGCCGGTTGTGAACTTGCCTACACAGGCGGGGGGAACGGAGGCCTACCGGTTAAAGGGCCCGCAGGCGTGGAACGGCCATGGCCGTCCGGCCTTCGATCGTATCGCGCTCGCCGCCGCTCACGTCGTTGCCAACCCGCGCGCCGACGTTGATCCCTGGCTGACGGCGGCGATCGACTGGGACGCCACCATCGACTACCGCCGCCATCTCTGGCGCCTCGGTCTCGGCGTCGCCGAAGCCATGGACACCGCGCAACGCGGTGGTGGACTGGATTGGCCGAACGCGCTCAAGCTCATCCAGCTCTCGGTTGAAGCCGCCCGCGATATTCCCGGCGCTGCCGTGTTCTCCGGCGTCGGCACCGATCAACTGGCCCCCTCGTCACAAGTTGCGCTCGACGACGTCATCCGCGCCTACGAGCAGCAGATCGAGGCCGTCGAAGCCGCCGGCGGCCGCATCATCTTGATGGCCTCGCGCGCGCTGGTCGTCGCTGCGAAGTCGCCCGACGATTACACCAAGGTCTACGATCGCATTCTGCGGCAGGTGCGCGAGCCGGTCATCATCCACTGGCTCGGCGAGATGTTCGACCCGGCGCTCAAGGGCTATTGGGGCCACGCCGACCACCACGCGGCGATGGATGTCTGCGTCGACATCATCGGCGACAACGCGTCGAAGGTCGACGGCATCAAGCTGTCGCTGCTCGACAAGGACAAGGAAATCCGCCTGCGCCGCAAGCTGCCGCAAGGCGTGCGCTGCTACACCGGCGACGACTTCAATTTCGCGGAGCTGATCGCCGGCGACGCGCAGGGCTATTCCGATGCCCTCCTCGGCATCTTCGACGTCATCGCCCCGGCGGCCTCCGCCGCGCTCGCGGCCCATGCTCGCGGCGATCTCGATCAATACTGGAAAATCTTCGAACCGACGGTGCCGCTGTCGCGCCATCTCTTCAAGGCGCCGACGCAGTTCTACAAAACCGGCGTCGTTTTCCTCGCTTATCTCAACGGACACCAGTCGCATTTCGTCATGGTCGGCGGGCAGCAGAGCGCCCGCTCGCTCATGCACCTGGTCGAGGCGTTCAAGCTGGCCGACGCCGCCGGCCTGATCCGCGATCCCGATCTCGCCGCGTCGCGCCTGAACGATCTCATGCGCACTTACGGCATCGCTGCATAG